The region GCATCGAGAACACGGCCATGACCGGCCTCGTGCTCAAGGGCGACGTCAACGAAGCGGTACGCAACGGCATCGCGCGCAGCCTGGCGATATCCGGCTTCCATCTCGACACCGGCACGCGCGTGCTGAGCGGCAGCATCGAAAAATTCACGGTGGACGACGAACGCTCGCCCACATACTGGACCTTGAAGATGCACTACGTCGTGACCGATACGACGACGCGCAAAGTGGTGTTCTCGACCACCAAGACCGTGCGGCAGAAGTCGCCGAAATTCACCAGCAACACGATTGCGATCGAAGACACCGTGAAGCTCAGCGTCGATGCGCTGATCGGCGATCCAGGTTTTGTCAGAAGCGTGAACTGAACGGCGTGCGCGGCGCCGGTTCATTGCAGAAACGCGCACCGGAACGCCCACGAAGCCGCCCGCTGTTTCACTGTTGCCCAACCGTCACCGGTCCGAACAGCAACGTGATCTGATTCCGCGTTTGAAACGGCGAAAGCAGATAGATTCCCATCTTCAGATACGCGCTGTTGTCGCCGGGGTACGCATTCGGAAAACCTTGCGTCCCGAACACGGCGACACCATCTTTCCAAAGCTGCGTCGATGCATGCACACCGCCCGCGTCCGGCATATAACGTAGCGCCCAATCCACCCACCTGCCCTGATCCTGTTGCGCGCAACAGATCGACTTGCTGGTCGTGACGCTCGGTCCTCCACGCATCGACACCACGTAGTTGCCGCCGTTCAGATCCAGTTCCATCGGCGGAGAACCGCTCAGCGCGGTCTGGTGAATCTGCGTGATCACCATCACGAGTTTGGGATCGAACACATAGTCCGGCGGAATATACGTGCGCCAGCGCAGCAGGTAGTCCTTGCCCTGAACGAACTTCAGGTGATTGCCGAAGACCATTTCGGCGCGCACCGCGCCATTGGCGACCTGCGAATAATTCTGGTCGCTGCGGACGTAGACCTGTACCGCGGGTTGGCTCGTATCGAGCGGATCGTCGACGATCGTCACGTTATCCGCAGACGGGCTTTGAATACCTTGCAGCGCGCTCAATCCGCTTTGCCAATTCTCGCTTTCGATCATCGTAAAGGTGCTGGCAAGCGCGGACGCCCAGGGATCGGACCAGCGCATCGGTACGACCTGCGCACACGCGGTCTTCGCGAACAGCAGCGTCATGCAGAAGCACAGCAGGAAAATCGGGCGTTTCATTCGACTCCTTTCCAACGTTAACACCGCGCTATCGACGGTGATTTACTTGCCGTATCCACGCAACGGACGGCGCAGCATCGACCTGACGCGCGCCTTGATCAGCATCAGCGCAAACCGGTTGTTCGTGACGAAGTAGCGTTTCCACATCCGGCGTGGCTCCTGCGCGACGCGATACGCCCATTCGAGCCCGCTGCGCTGCATCCAGGGCGGCGCGCGGCGCACCTTGCCGGCCACGACATCGAACGTACCGCCAACTC is a window of Paraburkholderia sp. D15 DNA encoding:
- a CDS encoding heparin lyase I family protein, translated to MKRPIFLLCFCMTLLFAKTACAQVVPMRWSDPWASALASTFTMIESENWQSGLSALQGIQSPSADNVTIVDDPLDTSQPAVQVYVRSDQNYSQVANGAVRAEMVFGNHLKFVQGKDYLLRWRTYIPPDYVFDPKLVMVITQIHQTALSGSPPMELDLNGGNYVVSMRGGPSVTTSKSICCAQQDQGRWVDWALRYMPDAGGVHASTQLWKDGVAVFGTQGFPNAYPGDNSAYLKMGIYLLSPFQTRNQITLLFGPVTVGQQ